Within Methanococcus voltae, the genomic segment TCGCTGTAGAAAAAATCGGTGACGTAGAAGGATTTAAAGTAATAGACAACGGTGAACCAACCGCAGATATCGTAGTAGGTTCAACAGCTGCTGCTGCTGACGTTGTTTCAGCTGCAAACGTAGCTGCAAAAGTTGGATCAATGATGTTCAAAGAAGGAGAATCATCAACAGGTTCCGCAAAATTAACAGTTAAAGCTTCAGCAGAATCAGATGACTTAAACTTAAAAGAAGTTACCAACAACACTGTTGACACAGCTAAATTTTTAGAAACTGATGGAGACCAAGCATTTGTAGTTGCAGCTGCTGATAGTGACTATGCAGATGCTTTAATTAACGCAACAACAGGATTTGCAAACGTTGCAAATGGTGTATTATATGATGAAGCAAAATTAGCTGCAGCTGAATCATTAGGAGATTTGAGCACATTATCAGTTGTTAAAGATGTAGACCCATCAGACTGGTACGATGACGCAACAGCTGCTGCTGATGTTCCAACTAAAGACTACTACGATCAAGACGGTGACGCAGTAGAATTTTTAATGGCTACAGTTGAAAGTAACGGTGATGATAAATCATTAATCGTTGATGAAGATGGCGTATTATATGCTTCAATTGCATACGATGACGATAACGAAGACTTCCAAAGAGCTACACAAGTTTTAAAAGAAGGTAACAGATTACCATTCTTAGGTGAAGAATACGCTTTAGTTAAATTAGACACAGATGACGACATTGTATACTTGGGTAAAGAAATATTCGATGGAGTTTTAAAAGAAGGCGACACCTACAACATCGGTGACGGTTACGAATTAAAAGTTGTAGCTATCTTAAAAGCTCAAGTAAGCGGTAATGACGAATACAAAGTAAGCTTACAATTAATGAAAGATGGAAAAGTTGTTGCTGAAAAATTCGATGTAGCTAAAGCAGGAAGTCCATTAAAAATGATATACACTCCAGGAAACATCGGTATTGTAATCAACAAAGCATGGGAAAACGTTGGTGGTGACTACGGTTACGCAAGTACTTTAATCACAAAAGATGTTATTGCTTTAGAACTCGGTGAAGAATACATACCTGACTGGGAAGTTGTTACAATTGAAAAAGACACAACTGCAAGTAACACCAAAGATTCAAAGATGACACTCTCTGACGACAAAATTACAAAAGATAACACATACGGTATTGGTTTACAATACGTTGGTGACGACGAAGACAACTTCAAATCAGGAAAAGCAATAAAAATTGCAAAATACGCTGAAATTGAATTAGATGGTGAAGACAAAGAAGATACAAAATTAAACTTGTTCTTCTCAATGGATGAAACCAAAGAAGCAACATTAGCTGCTGGTCAAAAAGTTACAGTATTAAACTCAGACATCACTTTATCAGAAGTAATGGCTGACGCTAAAGCTCCTGTAGCATTCAAAGCACCTTTAGCTGTATTAGACTCAGAAGTTTCATTAGACGCTGCTAACAAGAAATTAATCTTAGTTGGTGGTCCTGTAGCTAACGCTTTAACAAAAGAATTAGCTGACGCTGGAAAAGTTGAATTAAGCAACGAATCACCTGCAACATTAGCTGTAGTAGCTGGTGCTGCAAACGGTAACGATGTATTAGTAGTAGCTGGTGGCGACAGAGCTGCAACAGCAGAAGCTGCTAACGCATTAATCGAAATGTTATAATTTGAATTATTCAAACTATAATTTTCAACCAAAAAAAGAAGTGGGATTTTTCCCACTTTTTTTATTTTATTATTTTATATTGTTTTATTTAAATGTATGGATATAGTTTTTTTAAAGATTTGAATTGTTAGAATTATTATTAAAAATAAAAAAGTTAAAA encodes:
- a CDS encoding S-layer protein → MAMSLKKIGAIAAGSAMVASALATGVFAVEKIGDVEGFKVIDNGEPTADIVVGSTAAAADVVSAANVAAKVGSMMFKEGESSTGSAKLTVKASAESDDLNLKEVTNNTVDTAKFLETDGDQAFVVAAADSDYADALINATTGFANVANGVLYDEAKLAAAESLGDLSTLSVVKDVDPSDWYDDATAAADVPTKDYYDQDGDAVEFLMATVESNGDDKSLIVDEDGVLYASIAYDDDNEDFQRATQVLKEGNRLPFLGEEYALVKLDTDDDIVYLGKEIFDGVLKEGDTYNIGDGYELKVVAILKAQVSGNDEYKVSLQLMKDGKVVAEKFDVAKAGSPLKMIYTPGNIGIVINKAWENVGGDYGYASTLITKDVIALELGEEYIPDWEVVTIEKDTTASNTKDSKMTLSDDKITKDNTYGIGLQYVGDDEDNFKSGKAIKIAKYAEIELDGEDKEDTKLNLFFSMDETKEATLAAGQKVTVLNSDITLSEVMADAKAPVAFKAPLAVLDSEVSLDAANKKLILVGGPVANALTKELADAGKVELSNESPATLAVVAGAANGNDVLVVAGGDRAATAEAANALIEML